The Vicia villosa cultivar HV-30 ecotype Madison, WI linkage group LG1, Vvil1.0, whole genome shotgun sequence genome includes a region encoding these proteins:
- the LOC131645486 gene encoding uncharacterized protein LOC131645486 — translation MDIKPTDSWIMKAILNQRSEVQRLNGWENIMGWHNFNMSKVYRKLQDYGVKVDWKNLVYGNNARPRACFMLWLTCHEKLATKDRLHKFGMIDNRDCCFCAEEESINHLFFECNTMKRIWMNVLNWLQVRRTPHNWHIERQWLTQQAKGKGPRAQMIKMAAAETIYELWMMRNNKSFGNDVDTTSIVKNIIDTVIYRGWENKKIRRYLAILMIGE, via the coding sequence ATGGATATAAAACCCACTGATAGTTGGATTATGAAAGCGATCTTAAACCAGAGAAGTGAGGTCCAGAGGCTGAATGGCTGGGAGAATATCATGGGCTGGCACAACTTCAACATGAGCAAAGTGTATAGAAAATTGCAGGATTATGGTGTAAAAGTGGACTGGAAAAATCTGGTATATGGTAATAACGCAAGGCCTCGAGCTTGCTTTATGTTATGGCTCACCTGTCATGAAAAATTAGCAACAAAAGACAGATTACACAAGTTTGGCATGATTGATAATAGGGACTGTTGTTTTTGCGCAGAAGAGGAATCGATCAATCATCTTTTCTTCGAATGCAACACTATGAAAAGAATTTGGATGAATGTTTTGAATTGGCTACAGGTTAGGCGCACCCCCCACAACTGGCACATTGAGCGTCAATGGTTAACTCAACAAGCGAAGGGCAAGGGACCCCGAGCTCAAATGATTAAAATGGCAGCAGCGGAAACGATCTATGAGCTATGGATGATGAGAAATAATAAAAGTTTTGGTAATGATGTGGATACCACTAGTATAGTAAAAAACATTATAGATACCGTAATCTATAGAGGGTGGGAAAATAAGAAGATTAGGAGATACTTAGCTATCCTGATGATAGGAGAGTGA
- the LOC131641673 gene encoding cyclin-dependent kinase F-4-like, with protein MERYKLIKEVGDGTFGSVWRAINKQSGEVVAIKKMKKKYYSWEECVNLSEVKSLRKMNHSNVVKLKEVIRECDILYLVFEYMECNLYQLMKKREKLFSEDEVRNWCFQVFQGLAYMHQRGYFHRDLKPENLLVTKNIIKVSDFGLVREISSQPPYTEYVSTRWYRAPEVLLQSFLYSSKVDMWAMGAIMAELFTLRPLFPGSSEADEIYKICSVVGSPTAESWADGLKLAKDINYQFPQLATADLSVLIPSRSDDAINLIKSLCSWDPCKRPAAAEALQHPFFKSCFYIPPSLRTRAVTRTPPSAGIRGTVDRQGVRRYSGAMPNSKLGNNFASMKLHPSVAPGVQRKLDMAKEDGIKDKKAKEDGIKEKKSMKTTTPQSKYQPPGKGSPSSLSKGRTVRCVSETADKFANMSISTRRHSLSQTRPPPMKAGVNWNSESGNILLRSAQQIPTGRTLTKKVAG; from the exons ATGGAGAG gtacaaatTAATTAAGGAGGTTGGGGATGGAACATTTGGGAGTGTCTGGAGAGCTATTAATAAGCAAAGCGGTGAAGTT GTTGCAatcaagaaaatgaagaaaaagtatTATTCTTGGGAGGAGTGTGTAAACCTAAGTGAAGTCAAG TCATTACGAAAAATGAATCACTCAAATGTTGTGAAGCTGAAGGAAGTTATTCGAGAATGTGACATTCTGTACCTTGTTTTTGAGTACATG GAATGCAACCTCTACCAACTAATGAAAAAAAGGGAAAAACTGTTTTCTGAGGATGAAGTTAGAAACTGGTGTTTTCAAGTTTTCCAAGGTCTTGCGTACATGCACCAGCGTGGATATTTTCACCGTGATCTAAAGCCTG AAAACTTGCTTGTCACCAAGAATATTATAAAAGTTTCTGATTTCGGCCTAGTGCGAGAGATCAGCTCACAACCACCCTATACTGAGTATGTCTCCACACGGTG GTATCGTGCCCCTGAAGTCCTGCTTCAGTCTTTCCTTTATAGCTCCAAAGTTG ACATGTGGGCAATGGGTGCTATTATGGCTGAGTTGTTCACTCTCCGTCCTCTATTTCCGGGTAGCAG TGAGGCAGATGAGATCTACAAAATATGCAGTGTGGTAGGTAGTCCAACTGCTGAATCTTGGGCCGATGGACTCAAACTTGCTAAGGATATCAACTATCAGTTTCCACAG CTAGCTACTGCAGATCTCTCTGTACTGATTCCATCCAGAAGCGATGATGCAATCAACCTTATCAAA TCACTTTGTTCATGGGATCCCTGCAAGAGACCTGCTGCAGCAGAGGCCCTTCAACATCCTTTCTTCAAG AGCTGCTTTTACATCCCTCCATCGCTTCGCACCAGAGCAGTAACCAGAACTCCTCCATCTG CCGGAATAAGGGGAACAGTGGATCGTCAAGGGGTCAGGAGATATTCTGGTGCAATGCCTAATTCGAAACTTGGCAATAATTTTGCTTCCATGAAATTACATCCTTCTGTAGCTCCAG GTGTACAACGGAAGCTGGATATGGCAAAAGAG GATGGAATTAAAGATAAGAAGGCAAAAGAG GATGGAATTAAAGAAAAGAAATCAATGAAGACTACTACTCCACAATCAAAATATCAACCACCAGGAAAAGGCAGCCCTA GTTCTTTAAGCAAGGGGAGAACCGTGCGTTGTGTTTCAGAAACAGCCGACAAGTTTGCCAACATGTCAATTTCTACTCGAAGACATTCCTTGAGTCAAACTCGTCCACCTCCAATGAAAGCTGGAGTTAATTGGAATTCTGAATCTGGAAACATCTTGCTCAGGTCCGCCCAACAGATTCCAACTGGAAGAACTTTAACAAAAAAAGTTGCTGGATGA